The proteins below are encoded in one region of Pelagibacterium flavum:
- a CDS encoding cold-shock protein — translation MINGTVKFFNATKGFGFISPSDGSKDAFVHISAVERAGLSGLAEGQAVSYELENGRDGKASAVNLQLS, via the coding sequence ATGATCAACGGTACCGTCAAGTTCTTCAATGCCACCAAAGGCTTTGGTTTCATTTCGCCTTCTGATGGCAGCAAGGACGCCTTCGTCCATATTTCGGCGGTAGAGCGCGCCGGTCTTTCGGGTCTCGCCGAAGGCCAGGCCGTCAGCTACGAGCTGGAAAACGGTCGCGACGGCAAGGCATCGGCAGTGAATCTGCAGCTTTCCTAA
- the ccmB gene encoding heme exporter protein CcmB — MKPLAAIIVRDLRLGLRQGGDILTLVLFFVIVGVLMPFAVGPDRPLLAQLAPAIIWVAALLAQLLSNERLFRGDFDDGSLAVFRHAIIPLEMVVAAKLVAHWLLTGLPLILAMPILALMLGLDGQGFWLAVLSLALGTPALAAFGAIGAAVTVGLKRGGLVAPVLVLPLSLPVLIFGTGAFDVARLGASSQALLLLGALSLLSVTLAPFAAALALKISGE, encoded by the coding sequence ATGAAGCCATTGGCCGCAATCATTGTTCGCGATCTCCGTCTTGGTTTGCGCCAGGGTGGGGACATTCTGACTCTGGTGCTGTTCTTTGTCATTGTCGGCGTCCTGATGCCGTTCGCTGTGGGGCCGGATCGGCCACTTCTCGCCCAACTGGCGCCGGCCATCATATGGGTCGCGGCGCTTCTGGCGCAGCTTTTGTCCAATGAGCGCCTGTTTCGCGGCGACTTCGACGATGGAAGCCTGGCGGTCTTCCGGCACGCGATCATTCCGCTCGAAATGGTTGTCGCCGCCAAGCTTGTGGCGCACTGGCTTCTCACCGGCCTGCCGTTGATTCTTGCCATGCCCATTCTGGCGCTGATGCTCGGGCTGGACGGCCAGGGGTTCTGGCTGGCGGTCCTATCTCTGGCGCTCGGCACACCGGCGCTGGCCGCGTTCGGGGCCATCGGGGCGGCTGTGACAGTTGGCCTCAAGCGCGGAGGGCTGGTTGCACCGGTTCTTGTCTTGCCGCTGAGCCTGCCAGTGCTTATTTTCGGTACAGGTGCGTTTGATGTAGCGCGGCTGGGTGCATCGTCGCAGGCGCTGCTGCTGCTCGGCGCACTCAGCCTTTTAAGCGTAACGCTTGCACCGTTCGCCGCGGCGCTGGCGCTGAAGATTTCCGGGGAATAG
- a CDS encoding DUF1488 family protein, producing the protein MSLSFPNPSRDFQKSRNAVGFTGYDGMFEVQFFVDIDALAKLDTSSIASGTAESRWLNAFDALRTSILDVAREVYANSRRTTYLLTAADFR; encoded by the coding sequence ATGTCATTGAGCTTTCCCAATCCGAGCCGAGACTTTCAGAAGTCGCGCAATGCTGTCGGTTTCACGGGTTACGATGGCATGTTTGAAGTTCAATTCTTCGTCGACATCGATGCGTTGGCCAAGCTGGACACCAGTTCAATTGCGTCGGGCACTGCTGAATCACGCTGGCTCAATGCCTTTGATGCGTTGCGTACGTCTATCCTGGACGTCGCACGCGAAGTTTACGCCAACAGCCGGCGCACAACTTACCTGTTGACTGCTGCCGACTTTCGATAG
- the acnA gene encoding aconitate hydratase AcnA, protein MTETSNSFKTKTNLTVGNKAYTIFSLAEAEKNGLDGISRLPHSLKVVLENLLRFEDDRTVKAADIKAVKAWLDDRGRAGHEISYRPARVLMQDFTGVPAVVDLAAMRDATANLGADPQKINPLVPVDLVIDHSVMVDYFGTPGAFEQNVEKEYQRNGERYEFLRWGQSAFENFRVVPPGTGICHQVNLEYLAQTVWTKQENGEEIAYPDTLVGTDSHTTMVNGLAVLGWGVGGIEAEAAMLGQPISMLIPEVIGFKFTGKLPEGTTATDLVLHVVEMLRKKGVVGKFVEFFGAGLSNLSLEDKATIANMAPEYGATCGFFPIDKETIKYLNDSGREPDRVALVEAYAKEQGMFRSDNDEDPVFTDTLELDLSTVVPSLAGPKRPQDRVALTDASTAFVKALEDITGGRKVSPEPESRGDSRYIDEGATGVHDTPEDSENHGYAVNGADYRISDGDVVIAAITSCTNTSNPSVLIAAGLVARKAREKGLKPQPWVKTSLAPGSQVVTEYLEKSGLQEDLDAMGFNTVGYGCTTCIGNSGPLDENISRTINDNDLVAVSVLSGNRNFEGRVNPDVRANYLASPPLVVAYSLLGKMTADITTQPLGTGSDGQPVYLKDIWPTSTEVAEVLRSAISVDMFKRRYGDVFKGDKRWQEIKVDGGETYKWSSSSTYVQNPPYFEGMTMEPKPITDIENARVLSIFLDSITTDHISPAGSFKAGTPAGKYLMERQVKPIDFNSFGARRGNHEVMMRGTFANIRIKNQMLDGVEGGFTKSPSGEVVPIYDAAMEYKAQGTPLVIFAGKEYGTGSSRDWAAKGTTLLGVRAVIAQSFERIHRSNLVGMGVLPLVFEDGTSWQSLGITGDETVSIRGLTEIEPRQTLELDITFADGRKEIVPVLLRIDTLDELEYYRHGGILQYVLRNLVAA, encoded by the coding sequence GTGACCGAGACATCCAATAGCTTTAAGACCAAAACGAACCTCACCGTTGGAAACAAGGCCTATACGATCTTTTCGCTCGCCGAGGCTGAAAAGAACGGACTGGATGGTATTTCCCGCCTGCCCCATTCCCTCAAGGTCGTTCTGGAAAACCTGCTGCGCTTCGAAGATGACCGCACCGTCAAGGCTGCCGACATCAAGGCCGTGAAGGCCTGGCTCGACGACCGTGGCCGCGCCGGACACGAAATCTCCTATCGCCCTGCCCGCGTTCTGATGCAGGACTTTACCGGTGTTCCCGCCGTTGTCGATCTGGCCGCCATGCGCGATGCCACCGCAAATCTCGGCGCCGACCCCCAGAAGATCAACCCGCTGGTCCCCGTCGACCTGGTCATCGATCACTCGGTAATGGTCGACTATTTCGGCACCCCTGGTGCGTTCGAGCAGAACGTCGAAAAGGAATATCAACGCAACGGCGAGCGCTATGAATTTTTGCGCTGGGGCCAGTCGGCGTTTGAAAACTTCCGCGTTGTGCCTCCCGGAACCGGCATCTGCCATCAGGTCAATCTCGAATATCTGGCCCAGACCGTCTGGACCAAACAGGAAAACGGCGAGGAAATCGCCTATCCCGACACGCTCGTGGGCACCGACAGCCACACCACCATGGTCAACGGTCTGGCCGTTCTGGGCTGGGGCGTTGGTGGCATCGAGGCTGAAGCCGCAATGCTGGGCCAGCCCATTTCCATGCTGATCCCGGAAGTCATCGGCTTTAAGTTCACCGGCAAACTGCCCGAAGGCACTACGGCGACCGACCTTGTGCTGCACGTTGTCGAAATGCTGCGCAAGAAGGGCGTTGTCGGCAAATTCGTCGAATTCTTCGGCGCCGGCCTTTCCAACCTCTCGCTCGAAGACAAGGCGACCATCGCCAACATGGCGCCCGAATACGGCGCGACCTGCGGCTTTTTCCCGATCGACAAGGAAACCATCAAATACCTCAACGATTCGGGCCGCGAGCCCGATCGGGTGGCGTTGGTGGAAGCCTATGCCAAGGAACAGGGCATGTTCCGGTCCGACAACGACGAAGATCCGGTCTTTACCGATACGCTCGAACTCGATCTTTCGACCGTCGTTCCCTCGCTTGCCGGCCCCAAGCGCCCTCAGGACCGCGTTGCACTGACCGATGCCTCGACTGCCTTCGTCAAGGCGCTCGAAGACATTACCGGCGGCCGCAAGGTGTCGCCCGAGCCGGAATCCAGGGGCGACTCGCGCTATATCGATGAGGGTGCCACCGGCGTCCATGATACCCCCGAGGATAGCGAAAACCATGGCTATGCCGTCAACGGTGCCGATTATCGGATTTCCGATGGCGACGTCGTGATTGCCGCAATTACCTCGTGTACCAACACGTCCAATCCTTCAGTGCTCATCGCCGCGGGCCTCGTGGCCCGCAAGGCGCGCGAAAAGGGATTGAAGCCCCAGCCCTGGGTCAAGACCTCGCTCGCTCCCGGCAGCCAGGTCGTTACCGAATACCTTGAAAAGTCGGGACTGCAGGAAGACCTCGACGCGATGGGCTTCAACACTGTCGGCTATGGCTGCACGACCTGCATCGGCAACTCGGGCCCGCTCGACGAAAACATCTCCAGGACCATCAACGACAATGATCTGGTTGCCGTTTCGGTCTTGTCAGGCAACCGTAACTTCGAAGGCCGCGTCAATCCGGACGTTCGCGCCAACTATCTGGCCTCGCCCCCGTTGGTCGTCGCCTATTCACTGCTGGGCAAGATGACCGCGGACATCACGACCCAGCCTCTCGGCACCGGGTCCGATGGACAGCCTGTCTATCTCAAGGATATCTGGCCCACTTCGACCGAAGTTGCCGAAGTTCTGCGCTCGGCAATTTCGGTGGACATGTTCAAGCGCCGCTACGGCGATGTGTTCAAGGGCGACAAGCGCTGGCAGGAAATCAAGGTCGACGGCGGCGAAACCTACAAGTGGAGCTCCTCATCCACCTATGTTCAGAACCCTCCCTATTTCGAGGGCATGACCATGGAACCCAAGCCGATCACCGATATCGAGAACGCTCGGGTCCTTTCGATCTTCCTTGATTCGATCACCACCGATCACATCTCCCCCGCCGGCTCGTTCAAGGCGGGCACGCCCGCGGGCAAGTACCTGATGGAGCGGCAGGTCAAGCCGATCGACTTCAACTCGTTCGGCGCGCGTCGCGGCAATCACGAAGTGATGATGCGCGGCACCTTCGCCAACATCCGCATCAAGAACCAGATGCTCGACGGAGTCGAAGGCGGCTTTACCAAGTCTCCCTCGGGCGAAGTGGTGCCGATCTATGATGCGGCCATGGAGTACAAGGCTCAGGGCACACCGCTGGTGATCTTTGCCGGCAAGGAATACGGCACGGGCTCGTCACGCGACTGGGCGGCCAAGGGCACGACCCTGCTTGGCGTTCGCGCCGTGATTGCCCAGAGCTTCGAGCGTATCCACCGCTCGAACCTGGTGGGTATGGGTGTTTTGCCGCTGGTCTTTGAGGACGGCACCTCCTGGCAGTCGCTCGGCATCACCGGCGACGAGACAGTCTCTATCCGGGGGCTGACCGAAATCGAGCCGCGCCAGACGCTCGAACTCGACATCACCTTTGCCGACGGCCGCAAGGAAATCGTGCCGGTTCTTCTGCGTATCGATACGCTGGACGAACTCGAGTACTACCGCCATGGCGGTATCCTGCAATATGTGCTGCGCAATCTGGTTGCCGCATAA
- the ccmD gene encoding heme exporter protein CcmD: MIDLGQHWEFITAAYAGTIIVVGGLIGWTVYSARSAKARAAMLEAARQARRPQ; this comes from the coding sequence ATGATCGATCTCGGCCAGCACTGGGAATTCATCACTGCAGCCTATGCCGGAACGATTATCGTTGTCGGTGGGCTTATTGGCTGGACCGTTTATTCGGCGCGCTCTGCAAAAGCACGTGCGGCCATGCTCGAGGCGGCGCGGCAGGCGCGCAGACCGCAATGA
- a CDS encoding fumarylacetoacetate hydrolase family protein — translation MSENAREPAGTEFVLPPNPVPTLPVEGTRDVFPVNRIFCIGRNYAAHAVEMGHDPDKEPPFFFFKHGDAAISDGTFPYPSETSDVHHEVEMIVALAKGGTDIAVKDALYHVFGYGVGLDMTRRDLQSEAKKLGRPWEAAKSFEASAPCGPLVPASRIGHPDQGAITLAVNGQTRQEGNLNQMLWKVPEMISILSRFFALRPGDIIMSGTPSGVGAVSRGDSIVASVQGVGEIRVKVV, via the coding sequence ATGAGCGAAAACGCACGCGAACCTGCCGGCACCGAATTCGTACTGCCCCCCAATCCCGTGCCGACGCTACCCGTTGAAGGCACAAGGGACGTTTTTCCGGTCAACCGGATATTCTGTATCGGCCGCAACTATGCCGCGCACGCCGTCGAGATGGGTCATGATCCCGACAAGGAACCACCCTTTTTCTTTTTCAAGCATGGTGACGCGGCAATTTCGGATGGCACCTTCCCCTATCCCTCCGAAACATCCGATGTGCACCACGAAGTGGAAATGATCGTCGCGCTAGCGAAAGGCGGAACCGACATCGCGGTCAAAGACGCTCTCTATCACGTCTTTGGCTATGGCGTAGGTCTCGACATGACCCGCCGGGACCTTCAGTCCGAAGCCAAAAAACTCGGCCGCCCCTGGGAGGCAGCCAAGAGCTTCGAGGCTTCCGCGCCCTGCGGACCGCTGGTCCCCGCCAGCCGCATCGGGCATCCCGATCAGGGCGCGATCACACTCGCGGTCAACGGGCAAACACGCCAGGAAGGCAATCTCAACCAGATGCTCTGGAAGGTGCCCGAGATGATCTCGATCCTGTCTCGCTTTTTTGCGCTGCGGCCCGGCGATATCATCATGAGCGGAACGCCGTCGGGCGTTGGCGCTGTATCTCGCGGCGATTCCATCGTCGCAAGCGTCCAGGGCGTAGGCGAAATCAGAGTGAAGGTCGTCTAG
- the ccmA gene encoding heme ABC exporter ATP-binding protein CcmA, producing the protein MINEGLSRMPETGLGVNALSLSRGGRAILTELSFSLEAGTALMLRGPNGAGKSTLLMALAGLLDPVAGRIEHLRSDPEAPKYGHLHYVAHAPAIKAGLSVAENLQFWVDLLDDKAADVEAALFRAGLDRLGSIDAGLLSAGQIRRLALARLIAVRRPLWLLDEPTSALDTAGSAWVGSLISDHLQEGGLAVIATHLDITVEGNTRTLELGGLAQ; encoded by the coding sequence ATGATCAATGAAGGGCTTTCCCGCATGCCGGAAACTGGCCTTGGCGTTAACGCCCTGTCGCTCAGCAGGGGCGGGCGGGCCATTCTGACAGAGTTGAGCTTTTCGCTCGAGGCGGGAACGGCCCTGATGCTGCGGGGCCCCAACGGGGCCGGCAAGAGCACCTTGCTGATGGCCCTGGCTGGGCTACTCGATCCCGTCGCGGGACGCATTGAGCACCTGCGATCTGATCCCGAGGCGCCGAAATACGGACATTTGCATTATGTCGCGCACGCGCCTGCGATAAAAGCGGGGCTCAGCGTCGCCGAGAACCTTCAATTCTGGGTCGATCTGCTCGATGACAAGGCTGCAGACGTCGAAGCGGCCTTGTTTCGGGCTGGGCTGGATAGATTGGGCAGTATCGATGCCGGGCTGCTTTCAGCCGGGCAGATCCGGCGCCTTGCATTGGCACGCCTGATTGCCGTCCGCCGTCCGCTCTGGCTGCTCGACGAACCGACAAGTGCGCTCGATACCGCCGGATCGGCCTGGGTGGGGTCCTTGATTTCAGATCACCTGCAAGAGGGCGGGCTTGCGGTCATTGCCACCCACCTCGACATCACCGTTGAGGGCAACACCAGGACGCTCGAATTGGGCGGATTGGCGCAATGA
- a CDS encoding heme ABC transporter permease, with protein sequence MVQTQPKPAEPGWFTRIAHPGMFMGWSRHFVLPLSAVTALTFAVGLYFSFFASPADYQMGDTVRMMYVHVPSAWLSQFCYAVMFCSAIGTLVWRHPMADVSQKAAVPLGAAFTALALFTGSMWGRPTWGTFWEWDGRMTSTLVLLFIYLGLIALWRAFDDQLKAARIVAVLTLVGAINIPIIKFSVDWWQTLHQPASVFRTDGPTVDGSILVPLLVMTLAFSLLFVTLHLVRMRTEITRRRIRSLELAQTRAGEQA encoded by the coding sequence ATGGTTCAAACCCAACCCAAACCCGCCGAGCCGGGATGGTTCACCCGCATCGCCCATCCGGGGATGTTCATGGGGTGGTCGCGCCATTTTGTCCTGCCTCTCTCGGCCGTTACGGCACTGACCTTTGCGGTGGGGCTCTATTTTTCGTTCTTTGCATCCCCGGCGGACTATCAGATGGGCGATACGGTGCGCATGATGTATGTGCATGTGCCCAGCGCGTGGCTCAGCCAATTCTGCTATGCGGTGATGTTCTGTTCGGCCATCGGAACGCTGGTCTGGCGCCATCCCATGGCCGATGTCAGCCAGAAGGCGGCGGTTCCGCTCGGTGCGGCCTTCACTGCGCTGGCCCTTTTCACAGGATCGATGTGGGGCCGGCCCACCTGGGGCACGTTCTGGGAGTGGGACGGGCGGATGACCTCGACGCTGGTTCTTCTGTTCATCTATCTCGGCCTCATCGCCCTGTGGCGGGCCTTTGACGATCAGCTCAAGGCAGCCCGGATCGTTGCGGTTCTGACTCTGGTGGGGGCCATCAACATTCCGATCATCAAGTTCTCGGTCGATTGGTGGCAGACCTTGCACCAGCCCGCTTCGGTCTTCAGGACCGACGGGCCGACTGTCGATGGTTCAATTCTCGTGCCGTTGCTCGTGATGACGCTCGCGTTTTCGCTTCTGTTTGTAACGCTGCATCTGGTGCGCATGCGCACCGAAATCACCAGGCGCCGCATTCGCTCGCTGGAATTGGCTCAGACTCGCGCGGGAGAGCAGGCATGA
- a CDS encoding LON peptidase substrate-binding domain-containing protein, whose amino-acid sequence MRRPASISELPDMLALFPLSRALLLPGSHRPLNVFEPRFVAMVDDALAGNRMIGLIQPRDTAEEAPRGQVPLEKVGCIGRITHFEEQAESRYFIILEGVCRFTPIEELTTATPYRQARIDTTGFAADFTPELGEDAVDRPRLLTVLRAHAEFSDIEVDWDEIEDMATGELVDLAAMLGPYGGPEKQALLEARTLVERAETLMALAEIEMARARSGVVLQ is encoded by the coding sequence ATGCGCCGCCCGGCTTCGATATCGGAACTTCCCGATATGCTCGCACTTTTTCCGCTGAGCCGTGCCCTTTTGCTGCCCGGTTCGCACCGGCCGCTCAATGTTTTCGAGCCGCGCTTCGTTGCCATGGTCGACGACGCACTGGCCGGAAACCGCATGATCGGCCTGATCCAGCCGCGCGACACCGCCGAGGAGGCACCGCGTGGCCAGGTGCCATTGGAAAAAGTGGGCTGCATCGGTCGCATCACTCATTTTGAAGAGCAGGCCGAAAGCCGCTACTTCATCATTCTCGAGGGCGTCTGCAGGTTTACGCCGATCGAAGAACTGACCACGGCGACGCCCTATCGCCAGGCGCGGATCGATACCACGGGTTTTGCCGCCGATTTCACCCCCGAACTCGGCGAAGATGCAGTCGATCGCCCGCGCCTGCTCACTGTGCTGCGGGCCCATGCGGAGTTTTCCGACATTGAGGTCGATTGGGACGAAATCGAAGATATGGCGACTGGCGAACTGGTCGATCTCGCCGCCATGCTCGGACCCTATGGCGGACCCGAAAAGCAGGCACTGCTTGAAGCCCGTACGCTCGTTGAGCGCGCTGAGACCCTGATGGCTCTCGCTGAAATCGAGATGGCAAGGGCCCGGTCGGGCGTCGTCCTGCAATGA
- a CDS encoding Trm112 family protein, which translates to MTSPDAPPPDDNPRYRLDPRTIEMLVCPVTKTRLTLSADGSELISIVARYAFPIRKGVPLLVIDAARRIDEDEAEALRNRPASDN; encoded by the coding sequence ATGACGTCCCCGGACGCCCCGCCGCCGGACGACAATCCACGTTACAGACTTGATCCGCGCACCATCGAAATGCTCGTCTGCCCGGTCACAAAGACACGGCTGACCCTATCGGCGGACGGCTCCGAGCTGATCTCAATCGTCGCCCGCTACGCCTTTCCCATCCGCAAGGGCGTTCCCCTGCTGGTAATCGATGCGGCACGACGGATCGACGAGGACGAAGCTGAAGCTCTGCGCAACCGTCCTGCTTCAGATAACTAG
- a CDS encoding septation protein A yields the protein MAESQPKSAEAGIEDLKPALTKLSLELGPLVVFFLVNAQGENILEAFPVLQTWFSQPIIFATAVFMVAMTISLALSKLILKTIPVMPLVTGVVVLVFGGMTLYFQDALFIKLKPTITNVLFGSVLLGGLAFGHSLLRYVFGEVYKLQDRGWYLMTLRWGLFFFVLAALNEIVWRNFSDDFWVAFKVWGIMPLTMVFAMSQLPLLNKYAPSEEPAANPVKAAAEGAQTEM from the coding sequence ATGGCTGAAAGCCAACCCAAATCCGCCGAAGCCGGCATCGAGGATCTCAAGCCTGCACTGACGAAGCTCTCGCTTGAGCTGGGCCCGCTTGTCGTGTTCTTTCTTGTCAATGCCCAGGGTGAGAACATCCTTGAGGCTTTCCCGGTGCTTCAGACCTGGTTCAGCCAGCCGATCATCTTTGCGACCGCCGTCTTCATGGTGGCCATGACGATCTCGCTGGCCCTGTCCAAGCTGATCCTCAAGACCATTCCTGTCATGCCGCTGGTCACCGGCGTCGTGGTTTTGGTGTTTGGGGGGATGACGCTCTATTTTCAGGATGCGTTGTTCATCAAGCTCAAGCCCACGATCACCAATGTGCTGTTTGGCTCGGTGCTGCTCGGCGGTCTGGCCTTCGGCCATTCCCTGCTCCGCTACGTATTTGGCGAGGTCTACAAGCTCCAGGACCGCGGCTGGTATCTGATGACCCTGCGCTGGGGCCTGTTCTTTTTCGTGCTCGCCGCGCTCAACGAAATCGTGTGGCGCAATTTTTCCGACGATTTCTGGGTGGCCTTCAAGGTCTGGGGCATCATGCCGCTGACCATGGTTTTCGCCATGAGCCAGCTGCCCCTGCTCAATAAATACGCCCCAAGTGAAGAGCCGGCGGCGAACCCTGTCAAGGCAGCCGCCGAAGGCGCTCAGACCGAGATGTAA
- a CDS encoding thioredoxin family protein: protein MDLNLTPKQAPAQDDLIIESSTARFQADVLEASMQRPVLVDFWAPWCGPCKQLTPALEKVVTGLGGKVALVKINVDENQALAGQMGVQSIPAVFGFIGGRPADGFMGALPESEIARFAQKLIDMAAKAGVGGPSEAESQIAAAMEAARAALDAEDFERAYQIFATVLRHAPDNLDALVGVATVQFRTGDRDGARQTLAMLPEDQSHAGAKALETAISLEEGAEKLGDATQLEQALTTNPNDHQARFDLAMIRNAKGDRLAAVQSLIAIMERDREWQDDGARKKLLEFFEAWGPKDAASLKGRRMLSSLLFR, encoded by the coding sequence ATGGACCTCAATCTCACCCCAAAGCAGGCGCCGGCTCAGGACGACCTGATCATCGAATCATCGACCGCGCGTTTTCAGGCCGATGTTCTCGAAGCCTCGATGCAGCGCCCTGTCCTCGTTGATTTCTGGGCACCGTGGTGCGGACCCTGCAAACAGTTGACGCCGGCATTGGAGAAGGTCGTCACCGGCCTTGGGGGAAAGGTCGCGCTGGTCAAGATCAATGTGGATGAAAACCAGGCTCTTGCAGGTCAGATGGGCGTGCAATCGATCCCTGCCGTCTTTGGCTTTATCGGTGGCCGTCCGGCGGATGGCTTCATGGGCGCCTTGCCGGAAAGCGAGATTGCCCGCTTTGCCCAAAAGCTCATCGACATGGCAGCCAAGGCCGGTGTGGGCGGCCCTTCTGAAGCCGAAAGCCAGATCGCAGCCGCCATGGAAGCGGCCCGGGCGGCGCTTGATGCGGAAGATTTCGAGCGCGCCTATCAGATCTTTGCCACCGTGCTCCGCCATGCCCCGGACAATCTGGACGCACTTGTCGGCGTTGCGACCGTGCAGTTCCGGACCGGCGATCGCGATGGGGCGCGCCAAACCCTCGCGATGCTGCCCGAGGATCAGAGCCACGCCGGCGCCAAAGCGCTTGAAACGGCAATTTCGCTCGAAGAGGGGGCCGAAAAGCTCGGCGATGCCACCCAACTCGAACAGGCGCTGACCACCAACCCGAACGATCATCAGGCCCGCTTCGATCTGGCGATGATTCGCAACGCCAAAGGCGACCGGCTTGCCGCCGTTCAGTCGCTGATCGCCATTATGGAGCGCGACCGCGAATGGCAGGATGACGGCGCCCGCAAAAAACTGCTCGAATTTTTCGAAGCGTGGGGTCCCAAGGACGCCGCATCGCTCAAGGGGCGTCGCATGTTGTCCTCGCTGCTGTTTCGATAA
- a CDS encoding sulfite exporter TauE/SafE family protein has translation MDIIALAIIFVAVGAGAISKGATGMGMPLIAIPFLAATFGLQHAIAVLLIPILVSNASQLYRFRHARGEAGLGFLQPMLMLCVVGVIAGTWFLTSTPERGLALTLGILLLGYLALRLLNPHFTVGPQAARRWAMPAGLGAGLLHGATGISAPIGVTFIHAMRFGRDAHVYAVSAMFMVLAIFQAPSLWVAGILRPEWLMQGMFALIPTFLFMPVGQWLAGKMSQSAFDRMILIFLGAIGLKMVLGF, from the coding sequence ATGGACATTATTGCACTTGCCATCATCTTCGTCGCAGTCGGCGCCGGAGCAATTTCGAAGGGTGCGACCGGGATGGGCATGCCGCTCATTGCCATTCCGTTTCTCGCGGCAACCTTCGGCCTGCAGCACGCCATCGCCGTGCTGTTGATTCCAATTCTGGTTTCCAACGCGTCCCAGCTCTATCGCTTTCGGCATGCGCGTGGCGAAGCAGGGTTGGGCTTTTTGCAGCCCATGCTCATGCTCTGCGTGGTTGGCGTTATCGCCGGAACGTGGTTTTTGACGTCGACGCCCGAGCGCGGTCTGGCGTTGACGCTGGGAATCCTGCTGCTCGGCTATCTGGCGCTGCGCCTGTTGAACCCGCATTTCACCGTGGGACCCCAGGCAGCCAGGCGCTGGGCAATGCCGGCGGGTCTGGGTGCGGGACTGCTGCATGGCGCGACGGGGATTTCGGCGCCGATCGGGGTGACGTTCATCCACGCCATGCGGTTCGGCCGCGATGCGCATGTTTATGCGGTTTCGGCGATGTTTATGGTTCTGGCGATCTTTCAGGCGCCCTCGCTGTGGGTGGCCGGCATCCTGAGACCCGAATGGCTGATGCAGGGTATGTTTGCGCTGATCCCGACCTTTCTGTTCATGCCGGTGGGTCAATGGCTCGCGGGCAAGATGAGCCAAAGCGCCTTCGACCGCATGATCCTGATCTTTCTCGGTGCGATCGGGCTCAAGATGGTGCTGGGCTTCTAG
- a CDS encoding DsbE family thiol:disulfide interchange protein, whose amino-acid sequence MKPSVRIGLAVLPLIVLAALLGVFASQMGRSTSFVPSALIDKPVPEFALASVDGHAQPGFASADLTGNGVVVVNVFASWCVPCRAEHPFLMELAQEPVKIYGLNYDDPAENARAFLAELGNPYDRVGADRDRRVGIEWGVYGVPETFVVDNEGIIRFKHVGPLDQESYENVLLPAIEAARTPA is encoded by the coding sequence ATGAAACCTTCGGTCAGGATCGGGCTGGCGGTCTTGCCGCTCATTGTCCTTGCGGCTTTGCTTGGCGTTTTTGCCTCACAGATGGGGCGTTCGACGAGTTTCGTGCCGTCCGCACTCATCGACAAACCCGTGCCCGAATTCGCTCTCGCATCTGTCGATGGGCATGCCCAGCCAGGGTTTGCCAGCGCTGATCTGACCGGCAATGGCGTGGTGGTCGTCAATGTCTTTGCGTCCTGGTGCGTGCCATGCCGTGCGGAGCACCCGTTCCTGATGGAACTCGCTCAAGAGCCGGTCAAGATCTACGGTCTCAACTATGACGATCCGGCTGAGAACGCCCGAGCCTTTCTGGCCGAACTGGGCAATCCCTATGACCGGGTCGGCGCGGATCGGGATCGCCGGGTGGGCATTGAATGGGGCGTTTATGGCGTACCGGAAACCTTCGTTGTCGACAATGAAGGCATCATCCGGTTCAAGCATGTCGGTCCGCTCGACCAGGAGAGCTACGAGAACGTGCTCCTCCCGGCCATCGAAGCGGCGCGCACGCCCGCCTGA